In Deltaproteobacteria bacterium, the following are encoded in one genomic region:
- the mfd gene encoding transcription-repair coupling factor, with protein sequence MNSFLENPNHETGRLVDSLAQWVLSGRGKARVYGLLGSSRAYMLSRLCEQSRLPVVVVVPTHREAESLWEDFRFFFRGKGEAVLLYPPRESLPWGPIPPTPDSVADRLRVLFHLDQDNSSICFTSARAVVQKVIPRRVLGGLSVLVKRGDRIDQDDLIDSLIRSGYLRVDTVEEKGEYTVRGGIVDVFSPLYDYPLRLEWSGEEIVSLRCFDPETQRSSMEIEEATVIPSGEFLQEPGNPALEDLLAYISPRQVLLLDSPGLIFQEMAGLMEETKERLENSGGRLGSSRSPEVLVSDPRETGDALVEKARVILEQIEIRGEAEDGEGAFRFRVEENANLRREILRGQKEEMLLEPLVKEIERCREKGMSVFFVSRNSEQAGRLGGVLDEYGVSTDSLQVPFSAVEEIERDRPAILVGDLSAGFRLAAEGLAFITEEEIFGERRKVRKPGKRRQGPFFTSFGDLNPGDPVVHLDYGIGIYRGLHRLDVGGASNDYLLLEYLGGDKLYVPVHRLNLVQRYVGTGEKKPQLDRLGGTRWKRVKKKVAAAVENMARELLEIYAARRLFRGFAFSKPDRYFREFEARFEYDETPDQSEAIQDVLTDMERPVPMDRLICGDVGYGKTEVAIRAAFKAVMDAKQVAVLVPTTVLAQQHYLTFSKRLEDYPIVVESLSRFKTAGEQATILEEIEKGKIDIIIGTHLLLQKDLKFKDLGLLIVDEEHRFGVTHKERIKGLRKLVDVLTLSATPIPRTLHMSLTGIRDMSVINTPPQDRQTIRTFLYPFDREVIRNAIIQEVKRGGQVFFVHNRVHDIMAMHDYLRNLVPEVKLAVAHGQMGERALERVMLDFITHRIDVLLCTSIIESGLDIPTANTIIIDHAEQFGLADLYQLRGRVGRSKEKAYAYLLVPGEGALSRDALKRLRAIQEFTELGSGFKLALQDLEIRGAGNLLGTQQSGHIAAVGFEMYTQLVEKAVRRFRGERIEEKVVPEIRWNRPAFIPDDYVANPHQRLSIYKRLSAAETDEDLEDIRAELVDRYGTVPEPVSHLLAVMRVRPLLSRMGVRTFDFDGRRVVLGFEKAARIEPGAIVALARRFPDRVRFSPDLRLRIELDGEKDVHEVVKNLLGQLKIQEDRPGDVDISSIGLG encoded by the coding sequence GTGAACAGCTTCCTGGAAAATCCCAATCACGAGACCGGCCGACTCGTCGATTCCCTGGCCCAATGGGTTCTCAGCGGCAGGGGCAAGGCACGGGTATACGGTCTTCTGGGGAGTTCCAGGGCCTATATGCTTTCCAGACTCTGCGAGCAATCCAGGCTCCCTGTCGTGGTGGTCGTTCCAACCCACCGCGAGGCCGAGTCTCTGTGGGAGGATTTCCGGTTCTTTTTCAGGGGCAAGGGAGAAGCCGTGTTGCTCTATCCCCCTCGGGAGTCCCTTCCCTGGGGTCCAATTCCACCCACCCCCGATTCGGTTGCAGACCGTCTCAGGGTTCTGTTTCATCTGGACCAGGACAACAGCAGCATCTGTTTTACCTCGGCCAGGGCGGTGGTGCAGAAGGTGATACCGAGGAGAGTCCTCGGCGGTCTCTCCGTTCTTGTGAAAAGAGGGGATCGGATCGATCAGGACGATCTGATCGATTCTCTGATTCGGTCGGGATACCTTCGTGTCGACACGGTGGAAGAGAAGGGTGAATACACCGTCAGGGGGGGGATCGTGGATGTCTTCTCTCCTCTTTACGATTACCCACTCCGGCTCGAATGGTCCGGGGAAGAGATAGTCTCCCTCAGATGCTTCGATCCCGAGACCCAGAGGTCCTCCATGGAGATCGAGGAGGCCACGGTTATCCCGTCTGGAGAGTTCCTACAAGAGCCGGGGAATCCGGCCCTGGAGGACCTCCTCGCCTACATATCCCCCAGGCAGGTCCTGTTGCTCGATTCTCCTGGCCTGATCTTTCAGGAGATGGCGGGCTTGATGGAAGAGACCAAGGAACGTCTTGAGAATTCCGGCGGCCGGCTCGGATCTTCCCGGTCTCCTGAGGTCCTGGTTTCCGATCCACGGGAGACAGGGGACGCCCTGGTGGAGAAGGCCCGAGTCATCCTGGAGCAGATCGAGATCCGGGGAGAAGCAGAGGACGGCGAAGGGGCTTTCCGATTCCGGGTGGAAGAGAACGCAAACCTGAGGAGGGAGATCCTCAGGGGGCAGAAGGAGGAGATGCTTCTGGAACCTCTTGTAAAGGAGATCGAGAGGTGCCGGGAGAAGGGAATGTCGGTCTTCTTCGTGTCGAGGAACTCGGAGCAGGCCGGCCGGCTCGGCGGGGTTCTCGATGAATACGGAGTCTCCACCGATAGTCTTCAGGTACCTTTTTCGGCGGTAGAGGAGATCGAGAGGGACCGTCCTGCAATCCTTGTGGGAGATCTTTCTGCAGGGTTCCGCCTTGCAGCGGAGGGTCTCGCCTTCATCACCGAGGAGGAGATCTTCGGCGAAAGGCGCAAGGTCCGGAAGCCGGGGAAGAGGAGGCAGGGCCCCTTTTTCACCTCTTTCGGCGATTTGAATCCGGGTGATCCCGTGGTCCATCTCGACTACGGGATCGGCATCTACCGGGGGCTCCACAGGCTGGACGTAGGAGGGGCGAGCAATGACTACCTGCTCCTTGAGTACCTGGGAGGAGACAAGCTCTATGTTCCCGTTCATCGTCTCAATCTGGTCCAGAGATACGTGGGCACGGGAGAGAAGAAGCCCCAGTTGGATCGTCTCGGAGGCACCCGGTGGAAGCGGGTGAAGAAGAAGGTGGCCGCGGCTGTCGAAAACATGGCACGGGAACTGCTTGAGATTTATGCGGCCCGCCGGCTTTTCAGGGGGTTTGCCTTTTCCAAACCAGACCGGTATTTCAGGGAATTCGAGGCCCGGTTTGAGTATGATGAAACGCCTGATCAGTCGGAAGCCATCCAGGACGTTCTGACAGACATGGAGCGGCCTGTCCCCATGGACCGGCTGATCTGCGGCGATGTGGGATACGGTAAGACTGAGGTCGCCATCCGTGCCGCCTTCAAGGCCGTGATGGATGCCAAGCAGGTGGCCGTACTGGTGCCTACAACGGTTCTGGCCCAGCAACACTACCTGACTTTCTCCAAGCGGCTCGAAGACTATCCAATAGTCGTGGAGTCCCTGAGCCGGTTCAAGACGGCCGGGGAGCAGGCCACGATCCTGGAGGAGATCGAAAAAGGTAAGATCGATATCATCATCGGCACCCACCTGCTTCTCCAAAAGGATCTCAAGTTCAAGGATCTCGGTCTGCTCATCGTGGACGAAGAGCACCGGTTCGGCGTTACTCACAAGGAGAGGATAAAGGGACTCAGGAAGCTCGTGGACGTTCTCACCCTCTCGGCCACTCCGATTCCGAGGACTCTCCATATGTCTCTCACCGGGATTCGAGACATGTCGGTCATCAACACGCCCCCCCAGGACAGGCAGACGATCCGCACCTTTCTCTATCCCTTTGATAGAGAAGTGATCCGGAATGCCATCATCCAGGAGGTCAAACGGGGAGGCCAGGTCTTCTTCGTCCATAACCGTGTCCATGATATCATGGCCATGCACGACTATCTGAGAAACCTCGTGCCCGAGGTGAAGCTGGCCGTAGCCCACGGTCAGATGGGAGAGCGTGCCCTCGAGAGGGTCATGCTCGATTTTATTACACACCGGATCGACGTACTCCTCTGTACGAGTATCATCGAGTCGGGTCTCGACATTCCCACGGCCAACACGATCATCATCGATCATGCAGAACAGTTCGGCCTGGCAGACCTGTACCAACTCCGTGGTCGGGTCGGGCGGAGCAAGGAGAAGGCATACGCCTATCTGCTCGTTCCAGGGGAGGGAGCCCTATCGCGAGACGCCCTCAAGCGGCTTAGAGCCATTCAGGAATTCACCGAACTCGGGTCGGGATTCAAGCTGGCCCTGCAGGATCTGGAGATTCGGGGAGCGGGCAATCTCCTGGGTACTCAGCAGTCAGGGCATATTGCCGCGGTCGGGTTTGAAATGTATACTCAGCTCGTGGAAAAGGCCGTCAGGCGGTTCAGGGGTGAGAGGATCGAGGAAAAGGTTGTACCTGAGATCCGGTGGAACAGACCTGCCTTCATCCCGGATGACTACGTTGCGAACCCCCATCAGAGGCTGTCGATCTACAAGCGGCTGTCAGCGGCCGAGACGGATGAAGACCTGGAGGATATACGAGCTGAACTGGTGGACCGGTATGGAACGGTTCCAGAGCCGGTTTCTCATCTTCTGGCAGTCATGAGGGTTAGGCCCCTGTTGAGCCGGATGGGGGTGAGGACCTTCGACTTTGACGGGCGTCGGGTGGTTCTCGGCTTTGAGAAGGCCGCAAGGATCGAACCCGGCGCCATCGTGGCCCTTGCAAGGAGGTTTCCAGACCGGGTCCGGTTCAGCCCTGATCTGAGGTTGAGGATCGAACTCGATGGCGAGAAGGACGTCCACGAGGTGGTGAAGAACCTCTTGGGGCAGTTGAAAATTCAGGAGGACAGGCCCGGGGATGTGGATATCTCCAGTATCGGGTTGGGGTAG